In Clostridium sp. DL-VIII, the following proteins share a genomic window:
- a CDS encoding methyl-accepting chemotaxis protein, whose product MLKNDFGSSALYSIYDAIPYIETFFDNDIEIMLTDREKVLYYKGSKEIQFDIKEGDPAGDFVVKAMNAGKTLIEVIPEDFLGVAFKSYMIPIKEEDKVVGSIAIGRSLSKKNSVTNITETLIGSISEISGGICDISAGFQELAGMNSEIVNETNNANEMANHTDQIVGFIKGIASQTNLLGLNAAIEAARAGEQGKGFNVVAKEIRKLSSESNQSIGKIETVIRDISSAVKTINNKVINVNNISDKQLAAIEKITGSIENLESTAKLLSKLSEEL is encoded by the coding sequence ATGTTAAAAAATGATTTTGGAAGTAGTGCATTATATAGTATTTATGATGCAATTCCATATATTGAGACTTTCTTTGATAATGATATTGAAATAATGTTAACAGACAGAGAGAAGGTATTATATTACAAAGGAAGCAAGGAAATACAGTTTGATATTAAAGAAGGAGATCCTGCCGGAGATTTTGTTGTAAAGGCTATGAATGCTGGGAAAACTTTAATTGAAGTAATTCCTGAAGATTTCTTAGGTGTAGCCTTTAAATCATATATGATTCCAATAAAGGAAGAAGATAAGGTTGTAGGTTCAATTGCTATTGGTAGAAGTTTATCTAAGAAAAATTCAGTAACTAATATTACAGAAACATTAATTGGATCAATATCAGAAATATCGGGTGGAATATGTGATATTTCTGCAGGCTTTCAAGAATTAGCAGGCATGAATTCAGAAATAGTTAATGAAACAAATAATGCTAATGAAATGGCCAATCATACAGATCAAATAGTTGGATTTATAAAGGGAATTGCTTCCCAAACAAATCTATTGGGATTAAATGCTGCAATTGAAGCTGCAAGAGCGGGAGAACAAGGAAAAGGCTTCAATGTTGTCGCAAAGGAAATTAGAAAATTATCAAGTGAATCCAATCAGTCTATAGGAAAGATTGAAACAGTAATAAGAGACATATCAAGTGCTGTAAAAACAATAAATAACAAAGTGATTAATGTTAATAATATATCAGATAAACAATTAGCAGCCATAGAAAAAATAACAGGTTCAATTGAAAATTTAGAATCTACTGCAAAATTGTTAAGTAAATTATCTGAAGAATTATAA